The Lactuca sativa cultivar Salinas chromosome 2, Lsat_Salinas_v11, whole genome shotgun sequence genome includes the window TTTGAGATTAGCGTGGTTATTCTGATTTTGAAGTTAACCATTAAAGTCTTTGGTGGTGAtgttcatctaagctattgttgggctagtttaactCATGAAAGTTTAATGCTATTGATAGGTTGCTCATCAAAGTATATTTTTATTGCTCTTGAAAATCTTTAAAGTATTTCTCCATCCAAAGCTCAAGTTCTATGGTGGTTTTGGTTTCTTACTTACTCAATATGTCAAAGCCATTTAATATATTTTGATGTAGTGATATGGtgtacttaacattttgttttttgtttttttagtaaTTATTAATTTCTAGCACATGCCTAGCTTTTTTATAACATTAATAATGTTTTTGTTGTTTCAAAAAAAAAGTGGTGTCATGAATTgtaattattaaataataaaaataattattttcggGAATTATTTTATCATCTCGCCTGGTGCATGAGATACTAATGGACCGacaatgtgtatatatatacacacacacacacaatgtaacgccccgttttaaaagtaattatttatggattcccgagatcaagagtaagggcatttcggtcttttatgggcaatgggtttcattcgagaaggtttcggaccggggtgtgttgctagaagcgaagggcttctcgccacctttacgcggatataaagttcgtcaggAACGGACTTAGGATAGAGGAGATATTGTAAATTGAAGATATTGGCATCAATGGTCCCTAAGGGGGGAAAGTTTGGCAAAGGGGTCTCATGCATGCTAAGCATGCATGCACGTGTTtggttgggtacgcccagcgtaagtttgTTGTACGCGCAGCGTAATGGAGTAAATGAACGTAGGAGTCCCTTGACATACGCCTATCGTACAtctatcatccagaaaccctaatatttcgaGTGTGAaggctatttaaacaactttaagagctcataaccctccctaaccctagcctccactGTTTAGAgccgttttccccaaaccctagccaacttCTTCAGAGTGTGAGCTTTTgatgtaacaccccgattctcaggtaataatttaaataaaatatttttgggtttttggccctactcgacgagttggttgccctgctcgatgagttggttgccctactcgtcgagtagcagcgggtcggATAGCGAATTAagtggcctactcggcgagtaggagctggagagTGAACCCCTAAGttccggggtttgcaccctatttaaagaagctcaAGCCTCTTTCAGTTCTTTTGCAGCCCCCTTTGCATCTCTttcttgtgtatgtgtgtgccctTTGTGTGCTGAAGTGTGAGAGAGGATTTTTGGTGGAAAAGTTTGGTGAATCAAGTGATTTTGGCAAGGAGCTGGGAAGAGATCCGATTTCTTCTTCTGTGGACATCTCTTGGGAAGGTAATTGACCATTTCCCTCAGCTATTTCAGTTAGACCTCATCTTTgaatgagttttagggtttttgaaagGGGATCAAGTTGGTATGGCaatctatgggctagatctgaagttataacTTCATATCTGGACCCTCTTTGGATTATTCGGGCATAAAGTTCCAGCTTTAGTCGAGTTTAAGGTCCCCTTAGTCCATGAGCACCCATTaagagcttggttttggcatttggaGCTTGTAAGgcaatgcatgcacgtaaagtttgaaactttacgtgataagcaggcTTAAGGAAGCTAGATCTGCAGTTTGGGACCTTGCCATGGCTTATAGACGTCTGCATGTTAAACTgaatgaaggaactcggcgagtcgcaaagccgactcggcgagtcatatgaagatatgcACTGGAcctggcgagttggatgaacaactcgacgagtcagttgaaggaagtcgtgaactcgacgagttggttgaacaactcggcgagttagatgaggATGGTCATGAAAATCGAtgatttgaagaacaactcgatgagttgtatgaGTTTTAGCCAAGGATATGTCTGCAAGTATACCCGTCGGCGAGTTGGTATGTGCTTCAAAGACTCGGCAAGCCgccgagtgtactcggcgagttgagaccaacatggactgttgaccttgactagggATTGACTAGTAGGTTATGGGGTGTCTCCTAATAGTAacaacttatgagtatattgtgctatggttataggtggtggagctagtgtcaagtgatccgatagttggagtttgcattTCAATCGGCATCAGCGagatgagttatcctcactatatcaatagggtctacggcaccaatgtcggcccttatgatttacatcctgggttaggatggttgctttgtcattgccatgttagatttcatcctgggtTAGGATGGTTTCTTGTTATTGccatgctagatttcatcctggtttaggatgggtgttatgaTATTGGTTTGCTAGAATTtatcctgtttaggatggttgttatactaGAGATCGGTAGTTATGGTATGTTGCATAAGATTTTGATCTATAGGGTCGGAATCAGGATATAtggtatgttatgcttttatgatccgtgaggattggtgtgttagtgacctgttaggtcgatactctagctatgagtgaaactctatgattgatggtcaatgagatagatatgtttgctatgtttacatgccagtatatgatagtatgcataCATGGTTAGTTggttgttggttgggttgaggcggtcctgctttgtgctgaaggccaacacaccctctgagcggttcggggagactgtaggctcacgcggcggaccagtcatgccgaaggctcgggatagattccgatagactgtaggcccagtagggcggaccagtccgtccaatggcccagtatgtatgttgtttaATTGATCGTTATGGCTATGGTTCTGCTagtatggtattggtattttgggggtagctcactaagccctcgggcttacagttttcagtttattgtttcaggtacttcaggagagcgagggaaggcgaaggcgtgaccgtaccgctcctcatcctcatgatctattttgggacactctgatgataaatgaattggaaatgttttgtaaaaacaattactatttgactcttttgttagtattaaaagtttaaatttggcgtaaattttatgggtgttacatttgaagtgaatttggagtgttttgagaagaaggtgttgcatctaGTGAGTAGAGGAAGAAGGCCAGCgtgtagatctgaagttttctGGTGATTCAGGAGCTcttaaaggtataaagcttcttgttggacatctattttgtgtagatctaagtgtagtgaagttttgacaccattcttgtcccaaaaaacCCCATTAGGATGCATGATGTGTTTTGGTTAAGATGATTTGTCCTTTCAGAccattggagaggtcttgagtaagaaaaaggaggtcccaatggctttggttgtcCCATGTAagaagtaggaaggtcttaatgggttaagaccttgagttaagagctttatggacgtccaaaaGGATAAAGATTGAGACTTTATGATTCCTAGGCCCTTTTTGTCACTAGATCTGGcatatgggcttaagtgcttaagccattaagcacatgGAAGGATTTTTGGTGCAGACGTGCGTACGCccgcgtaccagaggggtacgcccaacgtacgccctctgttgggttttcaattTTGGGTCGTGAAGTATTGGACTGTTTATGGGCTAGTTGGGCTTGGGTCGTGACTGAACAATATAGATGGAGTAATTTGGGCCCAacaattattatggaccttggatctaggcccgattagaaaggtgggcccaatttagtaattgggccaatattgggctttgcataAGGACTTGGTTTTAGGACTTGACCCAATACAAGGAAGATGGATTTAAAGAGTGTTGTGGGCACTTGGCCTAGAAAGTCGTGATGAATTCTAATGAGATGATTTTCATGTGATATTTGGGATTTCCGATGAGTCAACGGTCAGAGATTTGCAGGATTTCGGcagtttcaaggtgagttatcctcactgtactcaaggatctaaggcaccaaggtccagccctttgaattgttgtttagagcttgttatgttatgtgatgatatgcttgctagtatcctggtagataggataatgatatgaggatatgccttgttagcttagtatcctagagAAATGGATAGTTAAGTGATGGCTAGTTCTGTTGGATCAACGCCCTGGTAGTTGGGTAGTGGTTATTTATAGACCTGTAGTCGGTCTTGCCTTATGCACGCTGGTAGGAGGTTACTTgcgggttatgtatgttgagcagtagcagagggtattccatcccggtaggatgatagggccctagtatgttggtTCTATAGAGTATTATGTGGTTGCctgttatgtgtgcatgtttgCTAGCGTGGGGCATTCCAaactgatggttgtgggccaggagtattccatcccagtaggatgattggactcatattaggttggcattccaacccgatggttgtgggtatggggtattccatcttgcaagatgattggacccatagtagtagtagttactgtatgtatagggagtggggcattccaactcgatggttgttgccaggagtattccatcccggtaggatgattggactcatagcaggttggcattccaacccgatggttgaggggcctggggtattccatcatatgagatgattggacccatagtagttattgttgtacgtataggtgtttgggcattccaacccgatggttgtgggccgagagtattccatcctggtaggatgattgggctcgtattatgtaggcattccaacccgatggttgagggccaggggtattccaaccggaaggttgattagacccgtagtatgttgttctttgttgtatgcgtatgtttatgtgtgtatgggtactttgggggaactcactaagctttcgggcttatagttgtagtttattgtttcaggtgcttcaggagatcgtggcaaggcgaatgcgtgatcgtaccgatcctcatgttttatgttcttatgatatggttctaggaaatactctgatgtttgaaaTATTCTGAAAActagatgtatgaacttaatggtttttgaaagaagtaaaatgttttaaattagttgaaatttttgggtcgttacacacacaaatgtcttatatatatatatatatatatatatatatatatatatatatatatatatatatatatacacacacacacactggtGGTTAGTTTTTAGATAAGAGGTATATAATGATCCAAAAAGTTGATCGTTCAATTTATAGTATTAAATATGAGAGAATGAATTGAAATTGAATTTTCTTTTAATACGAATCAAGTACATATACAAATGAAGATTCGATGGAATAGGATCTGGTACAACAAATGTTACTACAGGTAAGGAAGACTATTTCTATCTCTATCTATAAATTAAAGATAAATAAACATGTGTAAAATATACATAATGGAATTGATATCGAATCTGGATTATGTATTAATAGGATCCTGCAAGATAGACGACCTTGAGAGAAGTCCAATCTTGGATACTAGTATATGAAACTTATGGTTGTGGTTGAGTAATGGTTTAATTAAAGTATCGGCTAGTTGATCATGATCATTGATGTGAGTAACGCGTATATATATAGAACATTCTTGGACCTTTTCTCGAACAAAGTGGAATTCAAGAGCAAGGTGTTTCATTCGTGAGTGAAAAACAGGGTTAGTCGAATAGTGAGTCGCGATGAGGTTGTCTAGTAAATTATGGGAGTAATGGATGATTTGTAGCCGAGTTCAAAGAGTAATGATATTATCTGTTGTACTTCTGTAGCGGTGGATGCTACAACCCTAAactctgcttcggttgatgatctTGCTAATGTGGGATGGCGTTTAGAGCTCCAAACGATTGGATTTGACCCAATGTAGACAATGTAGCCAGTGGTACGGCGATAGGTTTGTTTGTCACCTGACCAAACTGTATCAAGTCTAAAATGGACGGATGTGATTTTTCTTCATCAATtatcaaaattcaaaatattttaGACTTGCAAAtgagaaaacatttaaacattaAGGGTAAATCACACCAATCATCCCTCGTTCATGTGTCAAaatgcacgtttggtccctattttcaaaaattaactcgaatCGTCCTCATGTCGTAAAAAGTTGCATGATTTGTCCATGATGttataaaaagactattttacccttatcatttttcttttttcatttatttattatgtatttcttattaatttattaaaaattatataataaaatatttgggCTCACCCCTTTTAGAATACCAGTTGACCATCTTTGTCGTATATCTAAAACTTACACCCAACCACCGCCCACCACTTATCACCGTCACTCCACTGGAAAACACAACAACATTGAAAGACTTTTGAACACCTTTATAGACTCTAACAACCCTTTCTCTCCACTTACCATCCTCACTCCACCAGAAACCACCAACATGTCAAATGACCTAACATGATCTACACAGTTGATGATGATGATTGTAGATCTAAAGCAGCAGTGTAGATATGAGACGGTGGTGTAGATTTGAGACGATAAAGGTTTTCAGGTGACGATAACGACTCTAGGGTTTCATGTGAAAAGGTGGCAATTGTGGCACACAAGGTGTGATACTCTAGGCGATGGTGTCTTTGATGACCGTGGAGGCTAGGGAGGTTGAGTAGTTCCCGACGATGGATTCCACGATCTACGCCCTTTGAAACCCTCCTCTGATACCATAGACGGCGATGCAGTTGACGAACATAAAACGCTGGTTCGAAACCCTCCTCGACGGAGATCTTAAAGTCAAGACTTGGGGTTATTCGGATCGAACAAGGTGTAGCAGATTAGAGAATGAGGAGGAGAGAGAAATGTAGTATTCAAATCAAAGAATAAGAAGAAAAAGAGGCATGAATACCCCATCGATGGTTGTAGGTGGTGCTCCGGTGATGGTGGTGTGCAGTGGCGGAGCCACCTTAGGACCAGGGTAGGCCCAGGCCCAcccttaaaattttatttttttagaaataaCATATTATATGGGTGCAAGATATTTGAAAATCCTTTGTAGATCAGTTGGCAAGCAAGACGTATTCTAATCCATGGATTTACATTTTGCTTTTTTTAAGTAATTCTTTTTTAAAGTTACATTTTTGCACTCATATTTATAAGTTAAATTCTTTTAGTAAGTTAGTTTTCAAAATTTACATATGTCACACctcaaattttataaatttgtATAATTCTATTTTAAGATAATTtaatttagtttttagttttatatatatatatatatatatatatatatatatatatatatatatatatattattttaaaaggaCAAccctaaaaaaaaaatttggctCCGCCCTGGTGGTGCGCGGTGCTCCAACGAAGGTGTTCGATAGTGTTGGTAATGTAGTAGTGGAGTTATTAAGTTTTTTTCGTAGCGGGAGAATGAAAAAGAAGGATAATAGTATATTAGGTTGGAGTGGGCGAGGGTGGGGTAGGTTggggtttgaattttttttcttattttctattttctttaaatataaaacaaattataattatattaaaaagaaaataacgaGGGTAATATagccattttatatttgataaaggatgtaacatacaaatttaaactaACAAGAGAGATGAATCATACAACTTTTTTAGGATATAAAAAATATcccaattaatttttaaaaataaaaatcaaggttctaaataacgtaaggcgtgacttggCGGCAAGGTAAAAGTTAAGTCATGACAAGCCTTGAcgagccatgacgtttttcaaggcgtgactatattatatacattaaaagatataaatcatataattattgaattttatCAAATATTTGAAGTTTTTTGAAGTGTTATATTAATATCTAAtataaaaaagttaacaaaaaactcatttattttagGTCCGATAAAAAACAAaagagaaaaaacaaaaaaaaattgtgcCTTGAAAAAAACTCGCGTCATAACGCGATAAGGCGTGTCTTGACACGTTATTTGGGCGTCACGCTTCACAAACCCGTCTTGGACGTTTTCGTAACGGCTACACCACGTCTCGCATCATGGCACGCTTTAAGGCGAGCCATGGCGCAATTTTTAGAACCATGATATAAACTAACAAGAGGTGAATCATCCAATTTTTTAGGATATAAAAAATATcccaattaatttttaaaaataaaaactattgTTTTGAGTTTTGAGACCTGCACAAAAATTATAAGTTTACCCAAACAAAGACTAGAGTTGAAATCACCAAAATGAAATTCAcgtttttcataaaaagcaaAATGTATTATTATCATTAATTCTGACGTCATCAGTTGAAAGCGCGTGGTGGTAGCTATGACCATGAGCACATATACTTTTCCGCCATCGAAGATCGCTTCTTTGCTTGGTTGCTAATCTACCTACTCCTTCAAAATCCCCCCAACTCATCCGATTCCTCCATAATCCATCAACATGGCTTTGGAATGGGTGGTTCTAGGCTACGCCGCCGCAGCCGAAGCCGTCATGATCATCCTCCTAACCCTCCCCGGCCTTGACGCACTCAGGAAAGGTCTTATCGCCGTTACAACCAGCCTCCTCAAACCCTTCCTTTCCGTCGTACCCTTTTGCCTCTTTTTGCTAGCGGACATCTACTGGAAGTACGAAACAATGCCTAGCTGTGAATCTCAGAACTGCTCACCATCGGAGCACCTCCGCCACCAGAAATCGATCATGAAGAGCCAGCGCAACGCTTTACTTATCGCTGCTGCACTCGTCTTCTACTGGATCTTGTACTCTGTCACGAAGCTTGTTGTTCGTGTTGACCAGCTCCATCAGCGAattgagaagttgaagaacaagGAGTAAGTTGTCGATCTGTAACCCTATTATTGGGGGATTTAGATAAGTTATCTCTGGATTTGATTCGCTTTTGTTATTTAAGTTCTAT containing:
- the LOC111883417 gene encoding uncharacterized protein LOC111883417, with product MALEWVVLGYAAAAEAVMIILLTLPGLDALRKGLIAVTTSLLKPFLSVVPFCLFLLADIYWKYETMPSCESQNCSPSEHLRHQKSIMKSQRNALLIAAALVFYWILYSVTKLVVRVDQLHQRIEKLKNKE